The following DNA comes from Mycolicibacterium aromaticivorans JS19b1 = JCM 16368.
AACCTGCGCGCGCTGACCGGCGGGGCCAGCCGCACCACCTGGGCATTCGATGCGGTGACCGGATCGGCGCGCCGCGCACTGATTCTGCGCACCGGGCCGCCGGATGACGTACACGCCGGAATGGAACTGGAGGCGGCCGTCCAGGAAGCGGCCGCCGCGGCCGGTGCGCCGGTGCCCGACATCCTGGTTGCGTCCGATTCAGTTGAGGCGCTAGGCAATCCGTTTCTGATCTGCGGTGAGATCGCCGGAGAGACCATCGTGCGCCGTATCCAACGGCAGCTCGACGATGCCGGCCGGGCGAAGTTGCTGCGGCAGTGCGCCCAGGCGCTGGCGGCGATTCACTGTGGCGCCACCGACGCCCCCGGGCTGGCCGAGCAGGACCAGATGGCGCAGTGGCACCAGCGGCTCGACGACATGGGCGACACCACAGCGACATTCGAGTGGGCATTTCGATGGCTGGAGGCCCACCGGCCGCCGCCGTCGCCGCTGCGGCTTGTGCACGGCGATTTCCGGATGGGCAATCTCATCGTGCACGGCTCGGACCTCGCGGCCGTACTGGACTGGGAACTGGTCCACATCGGCGAGATCTACGAAGACCTGGCCT
Coding sequences within:
- a CDS encoding phosphotransferase family protein, with the protein product MAAETLAADLADVLRPLLGPETDVDNLRALTGGASRTTWAFDAVTGSARRALILRTGPPDDVHAGMELEAAVQEAAAAAGAPVPDILVASDSVEALGNPFLICGEIAGETIVRRIQRQLDDAGRAKLLRQCAQALAAIHCGATDAPGLAEQDQMAQWHQRLDDMGDTTATFEWAFRWLEAHRPPPSPLRLVHGDFRMGNLIVHGSDLAAVLDWELVHIGEIYEDLAWFCIRAWRFGASSSMAAGGLGSIDDFVAPYEEAGGATVDRATLRWWLVLATLRWGVICRFQAERHLSGQTRSVELAAIGRRVCETEWDVLDLLKGAS